One segment of Halalkalicoccus tibetensis DNA contains the following:
- a CDS encoding transcription elongation factor Spt5, producing the protein MSIYAVKTTASQERTVADMIMNREEPEIHAALAPDSLTSYVMVEADDHAIIERVLDEIPHARSIVPGESSITEVEHFLSPKPDVEGIAEGDIVELIAGPFKGEKAQVQRIDEGKDQVTVELYEATVPIPVTVRGDQIRVLDSDER; encoded by the coding sequence ATGTCGATCTACGCCGTCAAGACCACGGCGAGCCAGGAGCGCACCGTCGCCGACATGATCATGAACCGCGAGGAGCCCGAGATCCACGCGGCGCTGGCGCCCGACTCGCTGACCAGCTACGTGATGGTCGAGGCCGACGACCACGCGATCATCGAGCGCGTCCTCGACGAGATCCCCCACGCCCGCTCGATCGTCCCCGGCGAGAGCTCGATCACCGAGGTCGAGCACTTCCTCAGCCCGAAACCGGACGTCGAGGGGATCGCCGAGGGCGACATCGTCGAGCTGATCGCCGGCCCGTTCAAGGGCGAGAAGGCCCAGGTCCAACGCATCGACGAGGGCAAGGACCAGGTCACCGTCGAGCTCTACGAGGCGACCGTCCCGATCCCGGTGACCGTTCGGGGCGACCAGATCCGCGTGCTCGATAGCGACGAACGCTGA
- a CDS encoding diphthine--ammonia ligase, giving the protein MTNWIALFSGGKDSSWALYRALEEGLPVSRLVTVHPAADSYMYHVPATELARLAAESVGIELLEVDSGVDTVDVADSGRQGDEELEPLERALSELDREIGVDGLIAGAVESEYQTSRIAAMAERLGAETFTPLWERDPVSLAEAMLEAGFEIRIVQVAAAGLDESWLGRSLDRAALSELVELNKRYGVHVLGEGGEFETLVTDGPHMDRPIEIEYETEWGEGRGSLTITDARLG; this is encoded by the coding sequence ATGACGAACTGGATCGCGCTGTTCTCGGGCGGCAAGGACTCCTCGTGGGCGCTCTATCGCGCGCTCGAGGAGGGACTGCCCGTCTCGCGGCTAGTCACCGTCCACCCCGCCGCAGACTCGTACATGTATCACGTCCCCGCGACGGAGCTCGCGCGCCTCGCGGCCGAGAGCGTCGGGATCGAGCTCCTGGAGGTCGACTCCGGCGTCGATACGGTGGACGTCGCCGATTCGGGCCGGCAGGGCGACGAGGAGCTCGAACCGCTCGAACGGGCGCTCTCGGAGCTCGACCGCGAGATCGGCGTCGACGGCCTGATCGCCGGCGCGGTCGAGAGCGAGTACCAGACCAGCCGGATCGCCGCGATGGCCGAACGCCTCGGCGCAGAGACGTTCACCCCGCTGTGGGAGCGCGATCCCGTCTCGCTCGCCGAGGCGATGCTCGAGGCGGGCTTCGAGATTCGGATCGTCCAGGTCGCCGCCGCGGGCCTCGACGAGTCGTGGCTCGGACGGAGCCTCGACCGGGCGGCGCTCTCGGAGCTCGTCGAGCTCAACAAACGATACGGCGTCCACGTGCTCGGCGAAGGCGGCGAGTTCGAGACATTGGTCACCGATGGTCCCCATATGGACCGGCCGATCGAGATCGAGTACGAGACCGAATGGGGAGAAGGCCGCGGAAGCCTGACGATCACCGACGCGCGGCTCGGGTAG
- a CDS encoding helix-hairpin-helix domain-containing protein, which translates to MALLDKLKSLLGLDDGRSGSDRQGTDEAGVTVEREPGTAEPAEEDAPPASPAPGSGAAKPEPAAESEPDAGTDPDPDPDPDVDPEVEPPAADDTVDESTDELDGRGSTDEAGTEPLSGPEPDEGGESAAQPESEPLETVEPEPEDEADEDLRDIKGIGPSYETKLSEAGVDSTADLAAADAGELSAETGLSEKRIQGWIDRAQAR; encoded by the coding sequence ATGGCACTGCTGGACAAGCTGAAATCGTTGCTCGGACTCGACGACGGGCGGTCGGGGAGCGATCGGCAGGGCACCGACGAGGCCGGCGTCACGGTCGAACGCGAGCCCGGAACGGCCGAGCCGGCCGAGGAGGACGCCCCGCCGGCGTCGCCCGCCCCCGGTTCCGGGGCCGCAAAGCCCGAGCCGGCCGCCGAGAGCGAACCCGACGCCGGGACCGACCCCGACCCCGATCCGGATCCGGACGTCGATCCGGAGGTCGAACCGCCCGCCGCCGATGACACGGTCGACGAGTCGACCGACGAGCTCGACGGCCGGGGCTCGACCGACGAGGCGGGGACGGAACCGCTATCCGGACCCGAACCCGACGAGGGAGGGGAGTCGGCTGCCCAGCCCGAGTCCGAACCCCTGGAGACGGTCGAGCCCGAGCCGGAGGACGAAGCCGACGAGGACCTCCGCGACATCAAGGGGATCGGGCCGTCCTACGAGACGAAGCTCTCCGAGGCGGGCGTCGACTCGACGGCCGACCTCGCCGCGGCCGACGCCGGCGAGCTCTCGGCGGAGACCGGCCTCTCCGAGAAGCGCATCCAGGGCTGGATCGACCGCGCACAAGCCCGATAA
- a CDS encoding nuclear transport factor 2 family protein, with protein MSANEEAIRDYYEYVDSEAYEELFELFSEDVVYHRPGQEPIEGMNDFEEFYREIRAIERGTHTVLDLTIDDDTIAVRGRFTGVLEGQQVDFGFADVHRFDDEGLIEERWTYTDTGRV; from the coding sequence ATGAGCGCGAACGAGGAGGCGATCCGCGACTACTACGAGTACGTCGACAGCGAGGCCTACGAGGAGCTGTTCGAGCTCTTCTCCGAGGACGTCGTCTACCACCGACCCGGCCAGGAGCCCATCGAGGGGATGAACGACTTCGAGGAGTTCTACCGCGAGATACGGGCGATCGAGCGGGGTACCCACACCGTCCTCGATCTCACCATCGACGACGACACGATCGCGGTACGGGGCCGCTTTACGGGCGTCCTGGAGGGCCAGCAGGTCGACTTCGGCTTCGCCGACGTCCACCGGTTCGACGACGAGGGACTGATCGAGGAGCGCTGGACCTACACCGACACGGGGCGGGTATGA
- a CDS encoding D-aminoacyl-tRNA deacylase — MIGIVVSRADSASVLIGEQLVELADWRPKEDPDRPDDEGGGTYYTLDTDAASFELRTFEEWHLELEGVADAFSGPDLVIFASRHSGETGPLLTAHFTGNFGEAEFGGEDGDLAEACPAAHKRLLEGFREHAPEGYEVGMECTHHGPSSVGAPSLFAELGSDEEEWADDAGARAVARSILGLDGIAHQEKQLVAFGGGHYVPRPERVVRETPWAVGHIGADWCLDSMGPLDPDVIGSAFEESRAELAVIDGEHPELESVIEELGHRVVSETWLREVGDRELDLVSRLEAELGSVDEGLRFGERDEGEGFEPRPLPTEVIETARAVDPDAVRDAVERHTLAFRTTEGGTEIGERAAFVDGADREALIDDLVAVLEREYEIERNAAGVRIHERAFDPEKAAILGVPEGPAFGRLASGESVEVDGRTIEPEAVTSEEIRTLSYSS; from the coding sequence GTGATCGGAATCGTCGTCAGCCGCGCCGACTCGGCCTCCGTACTGATCGGCGAGCAGCTGGTCGAACTCGCCGACTGGCGCCCGAAGGAGGACCCGGACCGACCCGACGACGAGGGCGGCGGGACCTACTACACGCTCGATACCGACGCGGCGAGCTTCGAACTGCGCACGTTCGAGGAGTGGCACCTCGAGCTCGAAGGGGTCGCCGACGCCTTCTCCGGCCCCGACCTCGTGATCTTCGCCTCGCGCCATTCGGGCGAGACCGGCCCGCTCCTCACGGCGCATTTCACCGGCAATTTCGGCGAGGCGGAGTTCGGCGGCGAGGACGGCGATCTCGCCGAAGCCTGTCCAGCAGCCCACAAGCGCCTCCTCGAAGGGTTCCGCGAGCACGCACCGGAGGGCTACGAGGTCGGCATGGAGTGTACCCACCACGGGCCGAGTTCGGTGGGCGCGCCCTCGCTGTTCGCGGAGCTCGGAAGCGACGAAGAGGAGTGGGCCGACGACGCCGGCGCCCGCGCGGTCGCCCGGTCGATCCTCGGGCTCGACGGGATCGCTCATCAGGAAAAACAGCTCGTCGCCTTCGGCGGGGGTCACTACGTCCCGCGGCCCGAGCGCGTAGTGAGAGAGACGCCGTGGGCGGTCGGGCACATCGGCGCCGACTGGTGTCTCGATTCGATGGGGCCGCTCGACCCCGACGTGATCGGCTCGGCCTTCGAGGAGAGCCGCGCCGAACTGGCGGTGATCGACGGCGAGCACCCCGAACTCGAGTCGGTCATCGAGGAGCTCGGCCACCGCGTCGTGAGCGAGACGTGGCTCCGGGAGGTCGGCGACCGGGAGCTCGACCTCGTCTCCCGGCTCGAAGCCGAGCTGGGATCGGTCGATGAGGGGCTGCGGTTCGGCGAACGCGACGAGGGAGAGGGGTTCGAGCCCCGCCCGCTGCCGACCGAGGTGATCGAGACGGCCCGCGCGGTCGATCCCGACGCGGTCCGCGACGCCGTCGAGCGCCACACGCTCGCCTTCAGGACAACGGAGGGAGGAACGGAGATCGGCGAGCGGGCGGCCTTCGTGGACGGGGCCGATCGGGAGGCGCTGATCGACGACCTCGTGGCGGTCCTCGAACGGGAGTACGAGATCGAGCGGAACGCTGCGGGTGTTCGGATCCACGAGCGGGCGTTCGACCCCGAGAAAGCGGCGATCCTCGGGGTGCCAGAGGGGCCGGCGTTCGGCAGGCTCGCGTCGGGCGAAAGCGTCGAGGTCGACGGCCGGACCATCGAGCCCGAGGCCGTGACCTCCGAGGAAATCAGGACGTTGTCATATTCTTCCTGA
- the ftsZ gene encoding cell division protein FtsZ, whose product MDSIIQNAVEDDEEEQAAAGPDDGGGDDDGVAPEVSQSGQMTDEELRDVLEDLQTNITVVGCGGAGGNTVNRMEEEGIHGAKLVAANTDVQHLVEIEADTKILLGEQKTRGRGAGSLPQVGEEAALESEDEVNDAIQGSDMVFVTAGLGGGTGTGSAPVVAKAARESGALTIAIVTTPFTAEGEVRRTNAEAGLERLRDVADTVIVVPNDRLLDAVGKLPVRQAFKVADEVLMRSVKGITELITKPGLVNLDFADVRTVMEKGGVAMIGLGESDSESKAKDSVKSALRSPLLDVDISGANSALVNVTGGNDMSIEEAEGVVEEIYERIDPDARIIWGTSVDEELEGSMRTMIVVTGVDSPQIYGREEDQKETSSSGQLQDIDYVE is encoded by the coding sequence ATGGATTCGATCATTCAGAACGCCGTCGAAGACGACGAGGAGGAGCAGGCGGCGGCAGGACCGGACGACGGCGGCGGTGACGACGACGGCGTCGCTCCCGAGGTCAGCCAGTCGGGGCAGATGACCGACGAGGAGCTGCGCGACGTCCTGGAGGACCTCCAGACCAACATCACGGTGGTCGGTTGTGGCGGTGCCGGCGGCAACACGGTCAACCGGATGGAGGAGGAGGGTATCCACGGCGCGAAGCTGGTCGCCGCGAACACCGACGTCCAGCACCTCGTGGAGATCGAGGCCGACACCAAGATCCTGCTGGGCGAGCAGAAGACCCGCGGCCGCGGGGCGGGCTCGCTCCCGCAAGTCGGCGAGGAGGCGGCGCTGGAAAGCGAGGACGAGGTCAACGACGCGATCCAGGGCTCGGACATGGTGTTCGTGACCGCGGGCCTGGGCGGCGGCACCGGCACCGGCTCCGCGCCGGTGGTCGCGAAGGCCGCCCGCGAGTCGGGCGCGCTCACCATCGCCATCGTCACCACGCCGTTCACCGCGGAGGGCGAAGTCAGGAGAACGAACGCCGAGGCCGGCCTCGAACGGCTCCGTGACGTCGCCGACACCGTGATCGTCGTCCCCAACGACCGCCTGCTCGACGCCGTCGGCAAGCTGCCCGTGCGCCAGGCGTTCAAGGTCGCCGACGAGGTGCTCATGCGCTCGGTCAAGGGCATCACCGAGCTGATCACCAAACCTGGTCTAGTGAACCTCGACTTCGCGGACGTTCGTACCGTCATGGAGAAGGGCGGCGTCGCCATGATCGGCCTGGGCGAGAGCGATTCCGAGTCGAAGGCCAAGGACTCGGTGAAGTCGGCGCTTCGCTCCCCCCTGCTCGACGTCGACATCTCGGGGGCGAACTCCGCGCTGGTCAACGTCACCGGCGGCAACGACATGAGCATCGAGGAGGCCGAGGGCGTCGTCGAGGAGATCTACGAGCGGATCGACCCCGATGCACGCATCATCTGGGGGACCTCCGTCGACGAGGAGCTCGAGGGCTCGATGCGGACGATGATCGTCGTCACGGGCGTCGACTCCCCGCAGATCTACGGCCGCGAGGAGGACCAGAAGGAGACGTCCTCCAGTGGCCAGCTCCAGGACATCGACTACGTCGAGTAA
- a CDS encoding shikimate dehydrogenase, with the protein MDVYGLLGNPVGHSLSPSMHEAAYRELGMDARYVIFEPEAESLRAALQGASALGIKGLNVTIPFKQEVLTMVELDELADRIGAVNTIDLTGDRPTGHNTDAVGARRALTDHAVDVDGARAVVVGAGGAARAIAFVLADAGATIHIANRTKERAEELATAVPKSTGHGLGDLPELLENADVLINATSVGMEEDESPVPAGALNRHLTVMDIVYRPLETRLLRDAEEAGAATIDGAWMLLYQGVAALERWTGQDAPVEAMNETLRAELAGESGAFK; encoded by the coding sequence ATGGACGTCTACGGACTCCTGGGGAATCCGGTGGGGCACTCACTATCGCCGTCGATGCACGAGGCGGCCTACCGGGAGCTGGGGATGGATGCTCGGTACGTCATCTTCGAACCCGAAGCCGAGTCGCTTAGGGCGGCGCTCCAGGGGGCGAGTGCGCTGGGGATCAAGGGGCTGAACGTGACTATCCCCTTCAAACAGGAGGTGCTCACGATGGTCGAGCTCGACGAGCTGGCCGACCGGATCGGCGCGGTCAACACGATCGACCTCACGGGCGATCGCCCGACCGGCCACAACACCGACGCCGTCGGCGCTCGTCGCGCGCTGACGGACCACGCCGTCGACGTCGACGGCGCGCGCGCGGTCGTGGTCGGCGCCGGCGGGGCCGCCCGGGCGATCGCCTTCGTGCTCGCGGACGCCGGCGCGACGATCCACATCGCGAACCGAACGAAGGAACGCGCAGAGGAGCTCGCGACGGCGGTGCCCAAGTCGACGGGCCACGGGCTCGGGGACCTCCCCGAACTGCTCGAGAACGCCGACGTGTTGATCAACGCCACCAGCGTCGGAATGGAGGAAGACGAGTCACCGGTGCCGGCAGGGGCGCTGAACAGGCATTTGACGGTGATGGACATCGTCTACAGGCCCCTCGAGACCCGGCTGCTACGGGACGCCGAGGAGGCGGGCGCGGCGACGATCGACGGGGCGTGGATGCTGCTCTACCAGGGGGTCGCGGCCCTCGAACGCTGGACCGGCCAGGACGCCCCGGTCGAGGCGATGAACGAGACGCTGCGGGCCGAACTGGCCGGGGAGTCGGGCGCTTTTAAGTAG
- a CDS encoding transcriptional regulator yields MSDSSATTRERIADRLREGPATPSGLAEEFAITTGSALSHVEHVSRSVEAGDDEQLLVAPPECRDCGFSEFDDPLNVPSRCPSCKAESIEEPAFVLE; encoded by the coding sequence ATGTCCGATTCGAGCGCCACCACCCGCGAACGGATCGCCGACCGCCTCCGCGAGGGGCCCGCGACGCCGAGCGGGCTCGCCGAGGAGTTCGCGATCACGACCGGCAGCGCCCTCTCGCACGTCGAACACGTCTCCCGGTCGGTCGAGGCGGGCGACGACGAGCAGCTGCTGGTCGCCCCGCCGGAGTGTCGCGACTGCGGGTTCTCGGAGTTCGACGACCCGCTGAACGTGCCCTCACGGTGTCCCTCCTGTAAGGCGGAATCGATCGAGGAGCCCGCGTTCGTCCTCGAATAA
- a CDS encoding metal-dependent hydrolase, protein MNKRGHVLNAALLAIGLGVLVRPVPDVGTALIVAELFVPIVLGALFPDVDTAFGRHRKTLHNLPVLAVFLAYPIHFGNLQWVWIGVLSHYLLDVFGSRRGIALFYPLWSREFGFPFGVPVRSRWSPVVTLLVTAVELAAAAAVIYWLPPTMAESALALLGAR, encoded by the coding sequence GTGAACAAACGCGGGCACGTGCTGAACGCGGCGCTGCTGGCGATCGGGCTGGGGGTGTTGGTCCGGCCCGTCCCCGACGTCGGGACGGCCCTGATCGTCGCCGAGCTGTTCGTCCCGATCGTTCTCGGGGCGCTCTTTCCCGACGTCGACACCGCGTTCGGGCGCCATCGCAAGACGCTGCACAACCTGCCCGTTCTGGCCGTCTTTCTCGCCTACCCGATCCACTTCGGGAACCTCCAGTGGGTCTGGATCGGCGTGCTCAGCCACTATCTGCTCGACGTCTTCGGGAGCCGACGCGGGATCGCACTGTTCTACCCCCTCTGGAGCCGGGAGTTCGGCTTTCCCTTCGGGGTCCCCGTCAGGAGCCGGTGGTCCCCGGTCGTGACCCTCCTCGTGACCGCCGTCGAGCTCGCGGCCGCCGCCGCCGTGATCTACTGGCTCCCGCCGACGATGGCGGAAAGCGCGTTGGCGCTGCTGGGTGCTCGCTGA
- a CDS encoding CinA family protein codes for MSDPIEERVGEALREGGATVATAESCTGGLICSLLTDVPGSSDYVDRGLVTYAYDAKREVLGVSREALDEHGAVSEPVAREMARGARDTADVTWGLATTGIAGPTGGSEENPVGTVYIGIAHAAPWGSGDSYATVSRYEFDGSRTEIKGRIARQALKDLHDAIV; via the coding sequence ATGAGCGACCCGATCGAGGAGCGCGTCGGGGAGGCGTTGCGCGAGGGCGGAGCGACGGTCGCGACCGCCGAGTCCTGTACCGGCGGGCTGATCTGCTCGCTGCTGACCGACGTCCCCGGATCGAGCGACTACGTCGATCGGGGGCTGGTCACCTACGCCTACGACGCCAAACGCGAGGTGCTCGGGGTCTCGCGGGAGGCGCTCGACGAACACGGCGCGGTCAGCGAGCCCGTCGCCCGCGAGATGGCCCGCGGGGCGCGCGACACGGCCGACGTCACCTGGGGGCTCGCCACGACGGGGATCGCCGGCCCCACCGGCGGCAGCGAGGAGAACCCCGTCGGAACCGTTTATATAGGCATTGCCCACGCCGCGCCCTGGGGTTCCGGGGACTCCTACGCGACCGTCTCGCGCTACGAGTTCGACGGCTCCCGAACCGAGATCAAGGGAAGGATCGCCCGGCAGGCGCTCAAGGACCTCCACGACGCGATCGTCTGA
- a CDS encoding PHP-associated domain-containing protein — MSTRVDPHVKILDEQVARRAKERGIDVLVYAPHFTRLPEIRERAARFSDDDLLVVPARELFTGSWRNRKHVLALDLDEPVPDFLTLEATLSELDRQDAVVLAPHPEFASVSLDVVDLNRRPELFDGVEVYNPKHLGKHNRRAREVARGTGLPAFGSSYAHLAPTVGEVWTEFEGSVDSAGELHGALRSGAPRRVFHRSGWTHELRRRTEFAHLFWENSVEKVDRLVLSGTEDTHPRHPAYGGRFDDGAVY, encoded by the coding sequence ATGTCGACCCGCGTCGATCCTCACGTGAAGATCCTCGACGAGCAGGTCGCCCGCCGGGCGAAGGAACGCGGCATCGACGTCCTCGTCTACGCCCCGCATTTCACCCGGCTGCCGGAGATCCGCGAGCGCGCGGCGCGCTTCAGCGACGACGACCTCCTCGTGGTCCCGGCTCGCGAGCTGTTCACCGGTTCCTGGAGGAACCGAAAGCACGTCCTCGCGCTCGACCTCGACGAACCGGTTCCCGACTTCCTCACCCTCGAGGCCACCCTCTCGGAGCTCGACCGCCAGGACGCGGTCGTCCTCGCGCCCCACCCCGAGTTCGCGAGCGTGAGCCTCGACGTCGTCGACCTCAACCGCCGTCCCGAACTGTTCGACGGCGTCGAGGTCTACAACCCCAAACACCTCGGGAAACACAACCGCCGCGCCCGTGAGGTCGCCCGCGGGACCGGCCTCCCGGCGTTCGGTTCCTCGTACGCTCACCTCGCGCCGACCGTCGGCGAGGTCTGGACGGAGTTCGAGGGGAGCGTCGACTCGGCGGGCGAGCTCCACGGGGCGCTTCGCTCCGGCGCGCCCCGACGGGTGTTCCACCGCTCGGGGTGGACCCACGAACTGCGCCGTCGGACGGAGTTCGCCCACCTGTTCTGGGAGAACTCCGTCGAGAAGGTCGATCGCCTCGTCCTCTCGGGAACGGAGGACACCCATCCGCGCCACCCGGCCTACGGGGGGCGGTTCGACGACGGCGCGGTCTACTGA
- a CDS encoding iron transporter gives MHRRGFLQAGALLASAGLAGCTGVFETQSAWRDPPIVEDRPEAAYIPASIEEMGMYGVREVEEYAVALSYTYPHRFWTITGTETNMVDIADDDSLHLMASVWETESETVVPADVHMTVEGEGETPYARQLWPMLSQRMGFHYGDNLAMPGEGEYTATLRINPADARTAGEFEGLFEEPRTVEFDFAFDTDTVYDLGFDLIDEDERGRRGELDLMEHDEMVHHGGEGGDHDDHDDHDHGDHGHMPHPTVPSAEELPGEVVGTDRSGDAEVVVAALEEERFDGEYLAVSPRTPYNSVMLPLMALSATVTRDGETVFEDSLAGTLDPELGFHYGAAIGLEEGDELRVEVESVPQISRHDGYETAFMEMPALEFEY, from the coding sequence ATGCACCGTCGCGGCTTTCTGCAGGCCGGCGCCCTCCTCGCGTCCGCCGGACTGGCGGGCTGTACCGGCGTCTTCGAGACCCAGTCGGCCTGGCGCGACCCGCCGATCGTCGAGGACCGCCCCGAGGCCGCCTACATCCCCGCCTCGATCGAGGAGATGGGGATGTATGGGGTCAGGGAGGTCGAGGAATACGCCGTCGCGCTCTCCTACACCTACCCACACCGGTTCTGGACGATCACCGGCACCGAGACCAACATGGTCGACATCGCGGACGACGACTCGCTGCACCTGATGGCGAGCGTCTGGGAGACCGAATCGGAGACGGTCGTCCCCGCCGACGTCCACATGACCGTCGAGGGCGAGGGCGAGACCCCCTACGCGCGCCAGCTCTGGCCGATGCTCTCGCAGCGAATGGGGTTTCACTACGGCGACAACCTCGCGATGCCGGGGGAGGGCGAGTACACCGCGACCCTTCGGATCAACCCCGCTGACGCCCGCACCGCCGGGGAGTTCGAGGGACTGTTCGAGGAGCCACGCACCGTCGAGTTCGACTTTGCGTTCGACACCGACACGGTCTACGACCTCGGGTTCGACCTCATCGACGAGGACGAGCGGGGTCGGCGCGGCGAGCTCGACCTCATGGAGCACGACGAGATGGTCCATCACGGCGGCGAGGGCGGCGACCACGACGACCACGACGATCACGACCACGGGGACCACGGCCACATGCCCCATCCGACGGTCCCGTCCGCCGAGGAGCTCCCCGGGGAGGTCGTCGGGACCGACAGGAGCGGCGACGCCGAGGTCGTCGTCGCCGCGCTCGAGGAGGAGCGCTTCGATGGGGAGTACCTCGCCGTCTCGCCGCGGACGCCCTACAACAGCGTCATGCTGCCGCTGATGGCGCTGTCGGCGACCGTTACGCGCGACGGCGAGACGGTCTTCGAGGACTCGCTCGCGGGGACGCTCGACCCGGAGCTGGGGTTTCACTACGGCGCGGCGATCGGGCTGGAGGAGGGCGACGAGCTGCGGGTAGAAGTCGAGTCGGTGCCACAGATCTCGCGCCACGACGGCTACGAGACGGCGTTCATGGAGATGCCCGCCCTCGAGTTCGAGTACTGA
- a CDS encoding protein translocase SEC61 complex subunit gamma, with translation MNIPTDLNSYVRVLKFATTPEWEEFSRVALIAGAGVFLVGMLGFFMFVIMSYLPGGL, from the coding sequence ATGAACATCCCGACCGATCTCAACTCCTACGTCCGGGTCCTGAAGTTCGCCACCACACCAGAATGGGAGGAGTTCTCCCGCGTCGCGCTGATCGCCGGTGCGGGGGTCTTCCTCGTGGGTATGCTCGGCTTCTTCATGTTCGTGATCATGAGCTACCTCCCCGGGGGTCTCTGA
- a CDS encoding NDP-sugar synthase produces MDAIVLAGGYATRLWPITKHRPKMFLPIGEETVIDQVFAGLEADDRIDDVYVSTNERFAEEFEEHIAASEFEKPRVSVEETRDEGEKFGVVGALAQLVEREGLDDDTLVIAGDNLISFDIGEFVDFFESKGEPVLAAYDVGSYDQASQYGIVDMEGDRVVGFQEKPDEPASTLASIACYGFPAEALGRLEEYLADDNNPDEPGWFIQWLVEQGEVYAFAFDDAWYDIGTPESYLEAVAWHLGGDSRIHPEATVEDCDIGANVHVMAGAHLESVAAEDSVIFPDVTVKDCELRGTIIDEATHVEGINLAGALIGAHTRINGEE; encoded by the coding sequence ATGGACGCCATCGTGTTGGCGGGCGGGTACGCGACCCGGTTGTGGCCGATCACGAAACACCGGCCGAAGATGTTCCTCCCGATCGGCGAGGAGACCGTCATCGACCAGGTCTTCGCCGGCCTCGAGGCCGACGACCGGATCGACGACGTCTACGTCAGCACCAACGAGCGCTTCGCCGAGGAGTTCGAGGAGCACATCGCCGCGAGCGAGTTCGAGAAGCCCCGCGTCTCCGTCGAGGAGACCCGCGACGAGGGCGAGAAGTTCGGCGTCGTCGGCGCGCTCGCCCAGCTCGTCGAGCGCGAGGGGCTCGACGACGACACCCTCGTCATCGCCGGCGACAACCTGATCAGCTTCGACATCGGCGAGTTCGTCGACTTCTTCGAGTCGAAGGGCGAGCCGGTGCTCGCGGCCTACGACGTCGGCTCGTACGACCAGGCCAGCCAGTACGGAATCGTCGACATGGAGGGCGACCGGGTCGTCGGCTTCCAGGAGAAGCCCGACGAGCCCGCGAGCACGCTCGCCTCGATCGCCTGCTACGGCTTCCCGGCCGAGGCACTCGGGCGCCTGGAGGAGTACCTCGCCGACGACAACAACCCCGACGAGCCGGGCTGGTTCATCCAGTGGCTCGTCGAGCAGGGCGAGGTCTACGCGTTCGCGTTCGACGACGCCTGGTACGACATCGGGACCCCCGAGAGCTATCTCGAAGCGGTCGCGTGGCACCTCGGCGGCGACTCCCGTATCCATCCCGAGGCGACCGTCGAGGACTGCGATATCGGCGCGAACGTCCACGTCATGGCCGGAGCACACCTCGAAAGCGTTGCCGCCGAGGACTCGGTGATCTTCCCCGACGTCACCGTGAAGGACTGCGAGCTGCGGGGGACGATCATCGACGAAGCCACTCACGTCGAGGGGATCAACCTCGCGGGCGCGCTGATCGGCGCCCACACGCGGATCAACGGCGAGGAGTAG